Part of the Sulfitobacter donghicola DSW-25 = KCTC 12864 = JCM 14565 genome, ATCCCCGAGGAGATTGCGTCGACGCCTTTGCCATTCCCATGTGTTGACACCCAGCCAAGGCCTTGCGCCTCAATTGGTGCAGCTTCTGGTTCAGGCCCGACAAGGCCAGCATCGCCAGCGCCATGCGCCTTGCCAAAGGTGTGACCACCCGCAACCAAAGCCACGGTTTCTTCGTCATTCATGCCCATGCGGCCGAATGTGTCGCGAATGTCAAAACCTGATGCGACTGGATCAGGGTTCCCGTCTGGGCCTTCAGGGTTCACATAGATCAGGCCCATTTGCACCGCGGCAAGAGGGTTTTCGAGATCGCGTTCGCCAGAATAGCGGCTGTTCGCGCCACCAGATTCTTCCAGCCAGATTTCCTCGGATCCCCAATAAATGTCTTCTTCGGGCTCCCAAATATCGACGCGACCGCCACCAAAGCCAAAGGTCTTGAGCCCCATGTCTTCCAAGGCGCAGTTGCCCGCCAGAACCATCAGATCGGCCCAAGAGATTTTATTGCCGTATTTCTGCTTAACCGGCCACAACAGGCGACGCGCCTTGTCAAGGTTGACGTTATCCGGCCACGAATTCAGCGGCGCAAAACGCTGCGAGCCCGAGCTGGCACCCCCACGTCCATCGCTGGTCCGGTACGTCCCCGCCGAGTGCCACGCCATACGGATAAAGAACGGGCCATAGTGGCCATAATCCGCTGGCCACCAATCCTGACTGTCTTTCATCAGGGCGTAGATATCGGATTTCAACGCATCCAGATCCAGCGTTTTAAACGCTTCGGCATAGTCAAACGTGCCGCCCATCGGGTCAGATACGGGCTGGTTCTGGTGCAGCATCTTTAGGTTCAACTGGTTTGGCCACCAATCGCTATTGGAACGGCCGCTGTTGTTTGTCTGTTTGTTGGCGCCAAAGCCCATTGGGCAGCCGCCCTTTTCGCCGTTATCTGATCCGTCCATGATACTCTCCGAAAGTTGTGAATTCTGTGGGAAGGGATTCGCCTTCCCTAGACTCGTTCTAACAAACCGAAATGATATCTTTAAGTTTGATTTTCCAATGCCTATAATAGGTTTTGATTATGATAAACTTTACCCTAAAACAGCTCAGATATTTCGAGGCCGTCGCCCTGCAAGGCCATTTTGGCCGCGCGGCGGATACTTGTTCTATTTCGCAACCCGCCCTGTCGGCGCAAATCGCGGCCCTAGAGGCCGCCCTTGGCCTGCAACTGTTTGAACGCAATGCGCGGCACGTACAGCTCACCCCCTTTGGGGAAGAATTCGAAGTCCGCGCGCGTGAGATTTTGCGGAATGCGGAATCGTTATCGGAAATGGCGCGCGGTGCCCTTAGCAATGCGCTCTCGCGGTTGCGCATCGGGGTCATTCCAACCATTGCGCCCTATCTGCTGCCCTCTGTGATCGGCCACATCACCGCCGCCCACCCCGAGATTGATTTGCTGGTTCGTGAAACGATGACCCACAAACTGATCGAAGAGCTGGGCGCAGGAAAGCTGGACTGCGCCATCGTTGCCCTGCCTGTCTCTGAGCCCTCTCTCACCGAGGTGGCCCTGTTTGACGAAGAGATGGTGCTGGTTCGCCCCGCCCATGATGCGGATCGCCCCGTGCCAGATATGGACACGCTCAGCCAGATGAAGCTGCTGTTGCTCGAAGAGGGTCATTGTTTTCGCGATCAGGCTCTGTCGTTTTGCTCGATGCGCAATAGCCTGCCGCGTGAAGGGTTGGACGGGTCATCATTGACGACATTGGTGCAGATGGTTGGCGCGGGGATAGGTGTGACGCTTATTCCCGAGATGGCCGTTCCGGTTGAAACGCGCTCAGCCAATGTAGCGGTTGCCAATATGGGTGCCCCCCATCCAAAACGAACTGTCGGCATGGTTTGGCGCAGCACCTCAGGCTTGGCCAGCCAGCTAGAGGAAATTGCGACGCTGGTCCGCGCCGCCGCAGCAACACATCCAGCGTTCAAAGCCCGTCCCTGAAACACGCGCGGCTTCGGAATGGAGCCGCAAACAGAAAAAAGGCGCCGCGTTTTTCACAACGCGACGCCCCGATCATTTCATGCGCTCACCGCTTAGGCGCCGAGCAGCACTTTTCCATGGGCCTCGCGCAGCTTGTTCTTTTGGACTTTGCCCGTAGATCCGATTGGCAATTCCTCAACAAAAATCACACGGTCAGGGATCTGCCAACTTTCGACCTTGCCTTTATAAAAGGCCAGCAGGTCTTCTTCGCTCACCTCACCGGATTTGATGGCCACCAAAACGGGGCGTTCATCCCATTTCTCATGCAAGGCGGCAATGGCCGCCGCATTCGCGATGGCGGGGTGCGAAATGGCGATATTTTCCAACGTCACCGTAGAAATCCACTCTCCACCGGATTTAATGATATCCTTGGAGCGGTCGCGGATCACCATGAACCCTTCTTCGTCAATGGTGGCCACATCGCCCGTGTCAAACCAACCATCCGCCGTAAGCGCCGATGCATCCTTGCCAAAGTAGGTGTCCACAATCCAAGGACCGCGAATTTGCAGATCGCCCTGCGTCTCTCCATCGTGGGGCAACTCGTTGCCGTTTTCATCAAGGACGCGCAGATCAACGCCGTAAGGCGGGCGCCCCTGCCCCAGACGGATTTCCGCCTGCTCTTTGGCGGATAGTTTGGTGTGGCGCTGCAAAAGCTGGTTCAACGACCCCAGTGGCGAGGTTTCCGTCATGCCCCATGCGTGGATCAGGTCCACGCCATATTCGGCAAACTTCGGGATCATCGACGGAGGCAAGGCCGAGCCCCCAACAACCGTGCGCTTCAGGCTGGGCATTTTTGAACCGGTTTCCTCCAACGCGGCCAACAGCCCCATCCAGATTGTCGGCACGCCCAGCGCCAAAGTGGTCTCCGAGCTGTCGATCAGGTTCACAAGGCTGGTACCGTCAAGGTTTGGCCCTGGTAGCACCAGTTTACACCCCGTTGCCGCCGCCACATAGGGCACGCCCCATGCGTTTACGTGGAACATGGGCACAACGGGCAAAACCGTATCCATCGCTGAAATTGCCAAACCGTCTGGCTGGTTCCCCGCGATTGAGTGCAAAACTGTAGAGCGGTGGGAATATAGCACGCCTTTGGGATCGCCTGTGGTGCCAGAGGTATAGCACAGGCTAGAGGCGGCGTTTTCGTCGATCTCGGGCCATGGCTCGGACGCGTCACCAGTCTCTAGCAACTCGTCAAAGAACAACAGCCCTGGAACCGCTTTGGCGGCGGCCTCGTCGCGCGGGCCTAACATAACGATGTGTTTTGTGTGCTTTAGCGCTGGTGCCAACTGACCAGCAGCCGGAACAAAGGTTCCGTCGATAAACAACACCTGATCTTCGGCGTGGTTGATCACATAGACCATCTGCTCGGGGCCCATGCGGGGGTTAATCGTGTGGCAAACAAAACCGCCGCCCGCGACACCAAAGTAAATTTCCAGATGGCGGCGGTTGTTCCATGCGATTGTGCCACAACGCGCGCCCTCGGAAAGGCCCAGTTTACGCAATGCAGAGGCCAGACGATGCGCGTTGGCGCCAACTTGGCCCCATGTGGTGTTTTCAATGCCACCCGCCGTTTCAACCGAAACAATCTCGCCTTTGGTATGAAACCGCGCCGCGTGGTCGATCAAGCTGCCGACCGTTAGCGGCATATGCATCATTTGTCCGAGCATTCTATTTTCTCCTAAAGTGTCTTCAGTGTCCAAGCAGGTGTTGGGGAAACCCTATCTGCCTTGATTAAATTTACTGCGCGTTCCGCGATTATCATCGGGGGCGCTATATTATTCCCATGCGTGGCGGCTGGCAGCCCTGCGCCATCACCCCTGCGCATTTGGCATGGGTGCCAAGGGATTTACCGATAGAAATCTGGCACTGCCTTTGCTGTTGTTTCGCATCTCCCGCTTCTGACAAACTGGCAGAGGTTCCATCCAGTTTGCCATTCGCGCAGCGGCTGTCGCGCCACCAAAGCTGCTACCGACGATTACACAGTCATGCGCCATAAATCCTCCCGTAAAAGGCCATTCCCCGCACCGGTCATTGGAATAAGCCAAAGATCACAGGCGCTGTCCATCTGTATGTGGAAAACTGCGCCTTGGTCACGTAGCGTCACTTTGAACGCCGCCGCCTCTCAGCGCCTTTTAATAAACTTCACAACTATTTGTGCGATTGAGCTTGGACAATCCCCCTTTCGCCAAGATATCACATTCCTTGAATACATCCCTATAACGTATGAGCGCCCCGATGCATAACACCACCACATTCACACGCGACCTTGTGTTTATCGGAGGGGGGCATGCCCATGCTCTGGTCTTGCGCAAGTGGGGTATGAACCCGCTACCCGGTGCCCGGCTAACGGTGATCAATCCAGGGCCAACAGCGCCCTATACCGGGATGCTGCCGGGTCATATTGCGGGGCATTATGACCGCGACACGCTGGAAATTGATCTGGTCCGTCTTGCCCGTTTTGCAGGGGCACGGCTGATCCTTAGCCATGCCACCGGTATTGATCGCGTTGCCAAAACTGTTTCTGTCGAAGGGCGCGCGCCGCTCTCCTATGATGTTGCCTCTATTGATATCGGCATCACGGCCCGCATGGATATCGACGGGTTTGCGCAAAACGCGGTCGGTGCGAAACCTTTGGACATTTATGCACGCGAATGGCGTGATTTTCTGGCGGCGGTTCAATCGGGGCAAAAAGAACCAAGCGTTGCGGTGATTGGCGGTGGCGTAGCTGGATGCGAATTGGCCATGGCCATGGCATTTTCCCTGCGCCAATCCGGCGCAAAGCCCCAAGTTACCGTGATCGAATCCGGCCCTGAAATATCAGGTGTCGGCGCCCCTGCCCGTGCAAAACTGGCCGCCAGTATGATCGATATGGGGATTACGTTTTTACCCCATGCACAGATCGAACGCATTGCGGCTGGCTCAGTCGTGATAAAGGATCAGCCTGCGGTTCAAGCGGCCCTTTGTGTTGGAGCGGCTGGTGCCTTCCCCCACCCATGGGTGGCGACAACCGATTTGCCCTTAGCCGAGGGGTTCATCGTGGTTGATCCTGATCTGCGCGTGAAAGGGGATGAGACCCTGTTTGCTGTCGGTGACTGCGCCCATATGCCTTTTGCTCCCCGCCCAAAGGCGGGTGTTTTTGCCGTTCGTGCAGCCCCAGTGCTGCATCACAACATGCGGGCAGTTCTCACCAATGGGCCGCTAAAACCATTCAAACCTCAATCTTCGTATCTCAAGCTGATTTCGCTGGGTGGCAAATCTGCGATGGCCGAGAAATACGGCTTTGCCCCTGCTGGCCCTTTGCTGTGGAAATGGAAAGACAAGATCGATCGCAGCTTTATGAACCAGCTCGATGAACTTCCCCTAATGGCTCAGCAGCTTCCCCCGTCTGAACGGGCCCTTGGCGCGGATGAGGCCCCCTCCCTTCCTCTTTGTGGAGGGTGCGGCGCAAAGGTTGGTAGTGAGGCGCTAAAGCAGGCGCTATCCGCGTTACCGCAGGCCCATGCGCCCGAGATTGTAACAGGAGCCGGTGATGACGCTGCCGTTATACGCCAATCAGGGGGTGGGTTTCAGGTAATCAGCGTGGATCACCTGCGCGCCTTTATCCTAGACCCTGTGCAAATGGCCCGTATTGCTGCGGTCCATGCGCTGGGGGATATCTGGGCTATGGGCGCGGCACCTCAGACGGCCCTCTCTAGCATCATCCTGCCGCGCATGTCGGCCGCCCTTCAGGAACGCACACTCAAGGAAATCAATGCGGCAGCGGGAGAAATTTTCGCCCAAGCAGGCGCAAGTATTGTGGGGGGGCACACCACAATGGGGGCCGAAATGACGATTGGTTTTACGCTCACAGGTACAAAAGCGGAAATGCCCCTTACCGTTGCAACCGCGCAAGACGGGGATGTTCTGGTTCTGACGCGCCCTATCGGCTCTGGCGTGATCCTTGCCGCCCATATGGCTGGCGCTGCCCCTGCTGCCACCGTGACAAAGGCCCTCGCCCAGATGGAACAGCCCCAGATCATCGCGGCAAAGGCGCTACAGCATGCCAACGCAATGACGGACACCACGGGTTTTGGTCTGGCAGGTCATGTGCAGGAAATCTGTAAGGCCTCGGGCCTTCAGGCCGAGTTGTGGCACAAGGAAATCCCGTTTTATGACGGCGCTCAGGCCTTGTCCCAAGCGGGCTTTCAATCATCCCTGCTCAGCGCGAATATTGCAGCGGCGCCAACCAGCGGCATTTCTGATCCCTTGCTGCATGATCCACAAACCGCTGGTGGATTGCTGGCCGCCTTGCCCAAAGCCGCCGCCGAACAGGCCATTTCCGAGATGGCCAAGCAAGGCCAAGAAGCCGTTATCATTGGCCAGCTCACCCGTGGGGAGGCTGCGATCAAAGTCAGCTAAATTGCGCGTGCAATTGTATTGCGGCGTGGTGCAGCCCGTCATCGTCTAAACTCGGCAATGTGGTGGCCATAACGGGTGGTGCAGCGCGTGCCTGAGATTTCGCATAGCGCGGATCGTAATGCTCTTGCATCAGTTGCGCGGCCAAACGGGGCCAATCGCCCGCCTTGGCCAGCGCGCGCCAGCTGTCGATATGGGCGGCAGCATGGTAAGGCCGCAACTGATCGATCAAACCGACCAAACCCTGAGGATCATCGATCAAATCACGATAGGCCGTGGCAAGGAACCTGCCGCGCTCTGCCAGCGCGGCTTGTACCTCTATCCGAGGGGCCGCGCGCATTGCGTGCCACAGCATCGGCGGGATCACCCGCGCGCCGATCTTGTTACTTTCCGCCTCAACCCACGTCAGCTTGGCAGGGTCCAAGCCGCTTAGCGCTGCGGCAAGGCGCGATTCAAACATCTTTTGCGCGGGTTGTCCGCCTTTCATGGCCCCGAACAAGGAACCGCGATGCTGGGCCATCCCCTCCAGATCCAAAACCTGCGCCCCTTGGGCGTGCAGGTGATGTAAAAGGGCCGTCTTGGCCGTGCCTGTTCCGCCAGAAATCAGCATGAGCCGATGTTGAACAGGCGCCGTATACAAGGCCTCGCTCACCTTGCGGCGATAGCTTTGGTAGCCGCCTTCGATCAAACGAACGCGCCAGCCGACCTGTTCCAAAATTGTCGCAAACGACCCTGATCGCTGCCCCCCGCGCCAGCAATAGACCAGCGGCTGCCAATCCCCTTGCTGTGCGGCCAAGGGCCCCTGCAAATGCTGCGCAACATTCGCCGCCACCAAAGCGGCCCCGATTTTGCGCGCGCGAAACGGGCTGTCCTGAACATAGATCGTGCCCACCTCGGCCCTTTGTGCATCACTTAGGACAGGTAGGTTGATCGCACCTGGGATGTGATCCTGTGCAAATTCGGCAGGGGCGCGCACATCGATGATCGTATCGGCCCCGATTTCGGCGATAGATGATAGCGACGTAAGGGTTTCCCTGATCATCTCTTGCTCCGAGGGTAAGTTACATCTGTTCTACTGCACCCTGTGAAGAGGTCTAGCGCAAACAAGGCGCAAATGGCAAACGCCCCCGCTTTGCTGGCACGTTAGATCGTGACCGCGTCCAGCAGCTTCTGCCGCTCGGTTGAGGCTTTGTCACTGCTGAGCGTGACCTCCCCCCGTTTCAGAACCACAAATTCATCGCCCAGATCAAAAGCAAAATCAAAGAACT contains:
- a CDS encoding long-chain-fatty-acid--CoA ligase: MLGQMMHMPLTVGSLIDHAARFHTKGEIVSVETAGGIENTTWGQVGANAHRLASALRKLGLSEGARCGTIAWNNRRHLEIYFGVAGGGFVCHTINPRMGPEQMVYVINHAEDQVLFIDGTFVPAAGQLAPALKHTKHIVMLGPRDEAAAKAVPGLLFFDELLETGDASEPWPEIDENAASSLCYTSGTTGDPKGVLYSHRSTVLHSIAGNQPDGLAISAMDTVLPVVPMFHVNAWGVPYVAAATGCKLVLPGPNLDGTSLVNLIDSSETTLALGVPTIWMGLLAALEETGSKMPSLKRTVVGGSALPPSMIPKFAEYGVDLIHAWGMTETSPLGSLNQLLQRHTKLSAKEQAEIRLGQGRPPYGVDLRVLDENGNELPHDGETQGDLQIRGPWIVDTYFGKDASALTADGWFDTGDVATIDEEGFMVIRDRSKDIIKSGGEWISTVTLENIAISHPAIANAAAIAALHEKWDERPVLVAIKSGEVSEEDLLAFYKGKVESWQIPDRVIFVEELPIGSTGKVQKNKLREAHGKVLLGA
- the selD gene encoding selenide, water dikinase SelD, which codes for MSAPMHNTTTFTRDLVFIGGGHAHALVLRKWGMNPLPGARLTVINPGPTAPYTGMLPGHIAGHYDRDTLEIDLVRLARFAGARLILSHATGIDRVAKTVSVEGRAPLSYDVASIDIGITARMDIDGFAQNAVGAKPLDIYAREWRDFLAAVQSGQKEPSVAVIGGGVAGCELAMAMAFSLRQSGAKPQVTVIESGPEISGVGAPARAKLAASMIDMGITFLPHAQIERIAAGSVVIKDQPAVQAALCVGAAGAFPHPWVATTDLPLAEGFIVVDPDLRVKGDETLFAVGDCAHMPFAPRPKAGVFAVRAAPVLHHNMRAVLTNGPLKPFKPQSSYLKLISLGGKSAMAEKYGFAPAGPLLWKWKDKIDRSFMNQLDELPLMAQQLPPSERALGADEAPSLPLCGGCGAKVGSEALKQALSALPQAHAPEIVTGAGDDAAVIRQSGGGFQVISVDHLRAFILDPVQMARIAAVHALGDIWAMGAAPQTALSSIILPRMSAALQERTLKEINAAAGEIFAQAGASIVGGHTTMGAEMTIGFTLTGTKAEMPLTVATAQDGDVLVLTRPIGSGVILAAHMAGAAPAATVTKALAQMEQPQIIAAKALQHANAMTDTTGFGLAGHVQEICKASGLQAELWHKEIPFYDGAQALSQAGFQSSLLSANIAAAPTSGISDPLLHDPQTAGGLLAALPKAAAEQAISEMAKQGQEAVIIGQLTRGEAAIKVS
- the mnmH gene encoding tRNA 2-selenouridine(34) synthase MnmH, with protein sequence MIRETLTSLSSIAEIGADTIIDVRAPAEFAQDHIPGAINLPVLSDAQRAEVGTIYVQDSPFRARKIGAALVAANVAQHLQGPLAAQQGDWQPLVYCWRGGQRSGSFATILEQVGWRVRLIEGGYQSYRRKVSEALYTAPVQHRLMLISGGTGTAKTALLHHLHAQGAQVLDLEGMAQHRGSLFGAMKGGQPAQKMFESRLAAALSGLDPAKLTWVEAESNKIGARVIPPMLWHAMRAAPRIEVQAALAERGRFLATAYRDLIDDPQGLVGLIDQLRPYHAAAHIDSWRALAKAGDWPRLAAQLMQEHYDPRYAKSQARAAPPVMATTLPSLDDDGLHHAAIQLHAQFS
- a CDS encoding hydrogen peroxide-inducible genes activator, with the translated sequence MINFTLKQLRYFEAVALQGHFGRAADTCSISQPALSAQIAALEAALGLQLFERNARHVQLTPFGEEFEVRAREILRNAESLSEMARGALSNALSRLRIGVIPTIAPYLLPSVIGHITAAHPEIDLLVRETMTHKLIEELGAGKLDCAIVALPVSEPSLTEVALFDEEMVLVRPAHDADRPVPDMDTLSQMKLLLLEEGHCFRDQALSFCSMRNSLPREGLDGSSLTTLVQMVGAGIGVTLIPEMAVPVETRSANVAVANMGAPHPKRTVGMVWRSTSGLASQLEEIATLVRAAAATHPAFKARP